In Gorilla gorilla gorilla isolate KB3781 chromosome 12, NHGRI_mGorGor1-v2.1_pri, whole genome shotgun sequence, the following are encoded in one genomic region:
- the REV1 gene encoding DNA repair protein REV1 isoform X9 → MNSWNEEDENNDFSFVDLEQTSPGRKQNGIPHPRGSTAIFNGHTPSSNGALKTQDCLVPMVNSVASRLSPASSQEEDKAEKSSTDFRDCTLQQLQQSTRNTDALRNPHRTNSFSLSPLHSNTKINGAHHSTVQGPSSTKSTSSVSTFSKAAPSVPSKPSDCNFISNFYSHSRLHHISMWKCELTEFVNTLQRQSNGIFPGREKLKKMKTGRSALVVTDTGDMSVLNSPRHQSCIMHVDMDCFFVSVGIRNRPDLKGKPVAVTSNRGTGRAPLRPGANPQLEWQYYQNKILKGKAADIPDSSLWENPDSAQANGIDSVLSRAEIASCSYEARSLKVLEPWLLPRVMSYHVQCCWHLNHCGATSGAWNWQLGIKNGMFFGHAKQLCPNLQAVPYDFHAYKEVAQTLYETLASYTHNIEAVSCDEALVDITEILAETKLTPDEFANAVRMEIKDQTKCAASVGIGSNILLARMATRKAKPDGQYHLKPEEVDDFIRGQLVTNLPGVGHSMESKLASLGIKTCGDLQYMTMAKLQKEFGPKTGQMLYRFCRGLDDRPVRTEKERKSVSAEINYGIRFTQPKEAEAFLLSLSEEIQRRLEATGMKGKRLTLKIMVRKPGAPVETAKFGGHGICDNITRTVTLDQATDNAKIIGKAMLNMFHTMKLNISDMRGVGIHVNQLVPTNLNPSTCPSRPSVQSSHFPSGSYSVRDVFQVQKAKKSTEEEHKEVFRAAVDLEISSASRTCTFLPPFPAHLPTSPDTNKAESSGKWNGLHSPVSVQSRLNLSIEVPSPSQLDQSVLEALPPDLREQVEQFCAVQQAESHGDKKKEPVNGCNTGILPQPVGTVLLQIPEPQESNSDTGINLIALPAFSQVDPEVFAALPAELQRELKAAYDQRQRQGENSTHQQSASASVPKNPLLHLKAAVKEKKRNKKKKTIGSPKRIQSPLKNKLLNSPAKTLPGACGSPQKLIDGFLKHEGPPAEKPLEELSASTSGVPGLSSLQSDPAGCVRPPAPNLAGAVEFDDVKTLLREWITTISDPMEEDILQVVKYCTDLIEEKDLEKLDLVIKYMKRLMQQSVESVWNMAFDFILDNVQVVLQQTYGSTLKVT, encoded by the exons ATGAACAGTTGGAATGAAGAAgatgaaaataatgattttagtTTTGTGGATCTGGAGCAGACCTCTCCGGGaaggaaacagaatggaattccgCATCCCAGAGGCAGCACTGCCATTTTTAATGGACACACTCCTAGCTCTAATGGTGCCTTAAAGACACAGGATTGCTTGGTGCCCATGGTCAACAGTGTTGCCAGCAGGCTTTCTCCAGCCTCTTCCCAGGAGGAGGATAAGGCTGAGAAGAGCAGCACTGATTTCAGAGACTGCACTCTGCAGCAGTTGCAGCAAAGCACCAGAAACACAGATGCTTTGCGGAATCCACACAGAACTAATTCTTTCTCATTATCACCTTTGCACAGTAACACTAAAATCAATGGTGCTCACCACTCCACTGTTCAGGGGCCTTCAAGCACAAAAAGCACTTCTTCAGTATCTACTTTTAGCAAGGCAGCACCTTCAGTGCCATCCAAACCTTCAGACTGCAATTTTATTTCAAACTTCTATTCTCATTCAAGACTGCATCACATATCAATGTGGAAGTGTGAATTGACTGAGTTTGTCAATACCCTACAAAGACAAAGTAATGGTATCTTTCCAGGaagggaaaagttaaaaaaaatgaaaacaggcaGGTCTGCACTTGTTGTAACTGACACAG GAGATATGTCAGTATTGAATTCTCCCAGACATCAGAGCTGTATAATGCATGTTGATATGGATTGCTTCTTTGTATCAGTGGGTATACGAAATAGACCAGATCTCAAAG GAAAACCAGTGGCTGTTACAAGTAACAGAGGCACAGGAAGGGCACCTTTACGTCCTGGCGCTAACCCCCAGCTGGAGTGGCAGTATTACCAGAATAAAATCCTGAAAGGCAAAGCAG cagataTACCAGATTCATCATTGTGGGAGAATCCAGATTCTGCACAAGCAAATGGAATTGATTCTGTTTTGTCAAGGGCTGAAATTGCATCTTGTAGTTATGAGGCCAG GTCCCTCAAAGTTCTGGAACCCTGGCTCCTGCCCAGAGTGATGTCCTACCATGTACAATGCTGTTGGCATCTCAACCACTGTGGAGCCACTTCAGGAGCATGGAATTG GCAACTTGGCATTAAGAACGGAATGTTTTTTGGGCATGCTAAACAACTATGTCCTAATCTTCAAGCTGTTCCATACGATTTTCATGCATATAAGGAAGTCGCACAAACATTGTATGAAACATTGGCAAG CTACACTCATAACATTGAAGCTGTCAGTTGTGATGAAGCGCTGGTAGACATTACCGAAATCCTTGCAGAGACCAAACTTACTCCTGATGAATTTGCAAATGCTGTTCGTATGGAAATCAAAGACCAGACGAAATGTGCTGCCTCTGTTGGAATTG gttcTAATATTCTCCTGGCTAGAATggcaactagaaaagcaaaaccaGATGGGCAGTACCACCTAAAACCAGAAGAAGTAGATGATTTTATCAGAGGTCAGCTAGTTACTAATCTACCag GAGTTGGACATTCAATGGAATCTAAGTTGGCATCTTTGGGAATTAAAACTTGTGGAGACTTGCAGTATATGACCATGGCAAAACTCCAAAAAGAATTTGGTCCCAAAACAGGTCAGATGCTTTATAGGTTCTGCCGTGGCTTGGATGATAGACCAGTTCgaactgaaaaggaaagaaaatctgttTCAGCTGAGATCAACTATGGAATAAGGTTTACTCAG CCAAAAGAGGCAGAAGCTTTTCTTCTGAGTCTTTCAGAAGAAATTCAAAGAAGACTAGAAGCCACTGGCATGAAGGGTAAACGTCTAACTCTCAAAATCATGGTACGAAAGCCTGGGGCTCCTGTAGAAACTGCAAAATTTGGAGGCCATGGAATTTGTGATAACATTACCAG GACTGTAACTCTTGACCAGGCAACAGATAATGCAAAAATAATTGGAAAGGCGATGCTAAACATGTTTCATACAATGAAACTAAATATATCAGATATGAGAGGG GTTGGGATTCACGTGAATCAGTTGGTTCCAACTAATCTGAACCCTTCCACATGTCCCAGTCGCCCATCAGTTCAGTCAAGCCACTTTCCTAGTGGGTCATACTCTGTCCGTGATGTCTTCCAAGTTCAGAAAGCTAAGAAATCCACCGAAGAGGAGCACAAAGAAG tatttcggGCTGCTGTGGATCTGGAAATATCATCTGCTTCTAGAACTTGCACTTTCTTGCCACCTTTTCCTGCACATCTGCCGACCAGTCCTGATACTAACAAGGCTGAGTCTTCAGGGAAATGGAATGGTCTACATTCTCCTGTCAGTGTGCAGTCAAGACTTAACCTGAGTATAGAGGTCCCGTCACCTTCCCAG CTGGATCAGTCTGTTTTAGAAGCACTTCCACCTGATCTCCGGGAACAAGTAGAGCAATTCTGTGCTGTCCAGCAAGCAGAGTCACATGGCGACAAAAAGAAAGAACCAGTAAATGGCTGTAATACAGGCATTTTGCCACAACCAGTTGGGACAGTCTTGTTGCAAATACCAGAACCTCAAGAATCGAACAGTGacacaggaataaatttaatagcCCTTCCAGCATTTTCACAG GTGGACCCTGAGGTATTTGCTGCCCTTCCTGCTGAACTTCAAAGGGAGCTGAAAGCAGCGtatgatcaaagacaaaggcaggGCGAGAACAGCACTCACCAGCAGTCAGCCAGCGCATCTG TGCCAAAGAATCCTTTACTTCATCTAAAGGCagcagtgaaagaaaagaaaagaaacaagaagaaaaaaaccatcGGTTCCCCAAAAAGGATTCAGAGTCCTTTGAAAAACAAGCTGCTTAACAGTCCTGCAAAAACTCTGCCAGGGGCCTGTGGCAGTCCCCAGAAGTTAATTGATGGGTTTCTAAAACATGAAGGACCTCCTGCAGAGAAACCCCTG GAAGAACTCTCTGCTTCTACTTCAGGTGTGCCAGGCCTTTCTAGTTTGCAGTCTGACCCAGCTGGCTGTGTGAGACCTCCAGCACCCAATCTAGCTGGAGCTGTTGAATTCGATGATGTGAAGACCTTGCTCAGAGAATGGATAACTACAATTTCAG ATCCAATGGAAGAAGACATTCTCCAAGTTGTGAAATACTGTACTGATCTAATAGAAGAAAAAGATTTGGAAAAACTGGATCTAgttataaaatacatgaaaag GCTGATGCAGCAATCGGTGGAATCGGTTTGGAATATGGCATTTGACTTTATTCTTGACAATGTTCAGGTGGTTTTACAACAAACTTATGGAAGCACATTAAAAGTTACATAA
- the REV1 gene encoding DNA repair protein REV1 isoform X11 has protein sequence MYNAVGISTTVEPLQEHGIGQLGIGWQLGIKNGMFFGHAKQLCPNLQAVPYDFHAYKEVAQTLYETLASYTHNIEAVSCDEALVDITEILAETKLTPDEFANAVRMEIKDQTKCAASVGIGSNILLARMATRKAKPDGQYHLKPEEVDDFIRGQLVTNLPGVGHSMESKLASLGIKTCGDLQYMTMAKLQKEFGPKTGQMLYRFCRGLDDRPVRTEKERKSVSAEINYGIRFTQPKEAEAFLLSLSEEIQRRLEATGMKGKRLTLKIMVRKPGAPVETAKFGGHGICDNITRTVTLDQATDNAKIIGKAMLNMFHTMKLNISDMRGVGIHVNQLVPTNLNPSTCPSRPSVQSSHFPSGSYSVRDVFQVQKAKKSTEEEHKEVFRAAVDLEISSASRTCTFLPPFPAHLPTSPDTNKAESSGKWNGLHSPVSVQSRLNLSIEVPSPSQLDQSVLEALPPDLREQVEQFCAVQQAESHGDKKKEPVNGCNTGILPQPVGTVLLQIPEPQESNSDTGINLIALPAFSQVDPEVFAALPAELQRELKAAYDQRQRQGENSTHQQSASASVPKNPLLHLKAAVKEKKRNKKKKTIGSPKRIQSPLKNKLLNSPAKTLPGACGSPQKLIDGFLKHEGPPAEKPLEELSASTSGVPGLSSLQSDPAGCVRPPAPNLAGAVEFDDVKTLLREWITTISDPMEEDILQVVKYCTDLIEEKDLEKLDLVIKYMKRLMQQSVESVWNMAFDFILDNVQVVLQQTYGSTLKVT, from the exons ATGTACAATGCTGTTGGCATCTCAACCACTGTGGAGCCACTTCAGGAGCATGGAATTGGTCAATTGGGAATTGGGTG GCAACTTGGCATTAAGAACGGAATGTTTTTTGGGCATGCTAAACAACTATGTCCTAATCTTCAAGCTGTTCCATACGATTTTCATGCATATAAGGAAGTCGCACAAACATTGTATGAAACATTGGCAAG CTACACTCATAACATTGAAGCTGTCAGTTGTGATGAAGCGCTGGTAGACATTACCGAAATCCTTGCAGAGACCAAACTTACTCCTGATGAATTTGCAAATGCTGTTCGTATGGAAATCAAAGACCAGACGAAATGTGCTGCCTCTGTTGGAATTG gttcTAATATTCTCCTGGCTAGAATggcaactagaaaagcaaaaccaGATGGGCAGTACCACCTAAAACCAGAAGAAGTAGATGATTTTATCAGAGGTCAGCTAGTTACTAATCTACCag GAGTTGGACATTCAATGGAATCTAAGTTGGCATCTTTGGGAATTAAAACTTGTGGAGACTTGCAGTATATGACCATGGCAAAACTCCAAAAAGAATTTGGTCCCAAAACAGGTCAGATGCTTTATAGGTTCTGCCGTGGCTTGGATGATAGACCAGTTCgaactgaaaaggaaagaaaatctgttTCAGCTGAGATCAACTATGGAATAAGGTTTACTCAG CCAAAAGAGGCAGAAGCTTTTCTTCTGAGTCTTTCAGAAGAAATTCAAAGAAGACTAGAAGCCACTGGCATGAAGGGTAAACGTCTAACTCTCAAAATCATGGTACGAAAGCCTGGGGCTCCTGTAGAAACTGCAAAATTTGGAGGCCATGGAATTTGTGATAACATTACCAG GACTGTAACTCTTGACCAGGCAACAGATAATGCAAAAATAATTGGAAAGGCGATGCTAAACATGTTTCATACAATGAAACTAAATATATCAGATATGAGAGGG GTTGGGATTCACGTGAATCAGTTGGTTCCAACTAATCTGAACCCTTCCACATGTCCCAGTCGCCCATCAGTTCAGTCAAGCCACTTTCCTAGTGGGTCATACTCTGTCCGTGATGTCTTCCAAGTTCAGAAAGCTAAGAAATCCACCGAAGAGGAGCACAAAGAAG tatttcggGCTGCTGTGGATCTGGAAATATCATCTGCTTCTAGAACTTGCACTTTCTTGCCACCTTTTCCTGCACATCTGCCGACCAGTCCTGATACTAACAAGGCTGAGTCTTCAGGGAAATGGAATGGTCTACATTCTCCTGTCAGTGTGCAGTCAAGACTTAACCTGAGTATAGAGGTCCCGTCACCTTCCCAG CTGGATCAGTCTGTTTTAGAAGCACTTCCACCTGATCTCCGGGAACAAGTAGAGCAATTCTGTGCTGTCCAGCAAGCAGAGTCACATGGCGACAAAAAGAAAGAACCAGTAAATGGCTGTAATACAGGCATTTTGCCACAACCAGTTGGGACAGTCTTGTTGCAAATACCAGAACCTCAAGAATCGAACAGTGacacaggaataaatttaatagcCCTTCCAGCATTTTCACAG GTGGACCCTGAGGTATTTGCTGCCCTTCCTGCTGAACTTCAAAGGGAGCTGAAAGCAGCGtatgatcaaagacaaaggcaggGCGAGAACAGCACTCACCAGCAGTCAGCCAGCGCATCTG TGCCAAAGAATCCTTTACTTCATCTAAAGGCagcagtgaaagaaaagaaaagaaacaagaagaaaaaaaccatcGGTTCCCCAAAAAGGATTCAGAGTCCTTTGAAAAACAAGCTGCTTAACAGTCCTGCAAAAACTCTGCCAGGGGCCTGTGGCAGTCCCCAGAAGTTAATTGATGGGTTTCTAAAACATGAAGGACCTCCTGCAGAGAAACCCCTG GAAGAACTCTCTGCTTCTACTTCAGGTGTGCCAGGCCTTTCTAGTTTGCAGTCTGACCCAGCTGGCTGTGTGAGACCTCCAGCACCCAATCTAGCTGGAGCTGTTGAATTCGATGATGTGAAGACCTTGCTCAGAGAATGGATAACTACAATTTCAG ATCCAATGGAAGAAGACATTCTCCAAGTTGTGAAATACTGTACTGATCTAATAGAAGAAAAAGATTTGGAAAAACTGGATCTAgttataaaatacatgaaaag GCTGATGCAGCAATCGGTGGAATCGGTTTGGAATATGGCATTTGACTTTATTCTTGACAATGTTCAGGTGGTTTTACAACAAACTTATGGAAGCACATTAAAAGTTACATAA